A single window of Rubripirellula lacrimiformis DNA harbors:
- a CDS encoding (2Fe-2S)-binding protein, with product MIDEDQELCLCFHVTRRKVVQYIRVHRPKVVSQLSQCYGAGTGCGWCRPLLKRLMEDTDPQSVEVPDAQSYARDRARYRKT from the coding sequence ATGATCGACGAAGATCAAGAACTGTGCCTTTGCTTTCACGTCACACGCCGTAAAGTGGTCCAGTACATTCGCGTCCATCGACCGAAAGTCGTCAGCCAGTTGTCGCAGTGCTACGGTGCCGGCACCGGATGCGGATGGTGCCGTCCGCTGCTGAAACGTTTGATGGAAGACACCGACCCACAATCGGTCGAAGTCCCCGATGCGCAAAGCTACGCTCGCGATCGCGCCCGATACCGCAAGACCTAA